A stretch of the Bacillus anthracis str. Vollum genome encodes the following:
- a CDS encoding heavy metal translocating P-type ATPase, whose protein sequence is MNSEVKTLQVQKSISHPSLWDTLKKHYELIFAITSGIFILAGWLFTKNDVMNVGITCYILAYIVGGYAKAKEGIEDTIEEKELNVEMLMLIAAIGAAMIGYWAEGAILIFIFALSGAMESYTLSKSQKEISALLDLQPEEALRISNGTEERVPVGRLQINDIILIKPGERVPADGTIHSGETNIDEAAITGEPIPNEKKHGDEVFAGTVNLRGAIEVKITKPSDQTLFQKIIRLVQSAQSEKSPSQLFIEKFEGTYVKGVLLVVTLMMFVPHFLLDWSWNETFYRAMILLVVASPCALVAAITPATLSAISNGARNGILFKGGIHLERLASVKAIAFDKTGTLTEGKPTVTDVYVRENMTEKEVLSITAAIESHSTHPLAESIVKYAQHTYDITLKKPENVEDVTGFGLKGIFESKAYKIGKADFIGEETKTFHNGVSASLEKEGKTVVYISDEEGILGLIALKDTLRQETIAAIRELQSIGVEAIMITGDNEETAKAIASESNIKEYYASCLPETKVETIKKLKEKYGTVAMVGDGINDAPALATASIGVAMGEGTDVALETADVVLMKNELSRLSQAIRLSKRMNRIVKQNVIFSLAVIAMLICSNFLQFLALPFGVIGHEGSTILVILNGLRLLKGNN, encoded by the coding sequence ATGAACTCAGAAGTAAAAACATTACAAGTACAAAAATCTATTTCTCATCCCTCTTTATGGGATACGTTAAAGAAACATTATGAACTTATATTTGCAATCACATCTGGTATTTTCATTTTAGCTGGTTGGTTATTCACAAAGAACGATGTAATGAATGTAGGCATTACTTGCTATATCCTTGCTTATATAGTTGGTGGATATGCAAAAGCAAAAGAAGGTATTGAAGATACAATTGAGGAGAAAGAGCTAAATGTCGAAATGCTTATGCTCATTGCTGCTATCGGTGCTGCAATGATTGGCTACTGGGCAGAAGGCGCCATTTTAATCTTTATCTTCGCACTAAGCGGTGCGATGGAATCTTATACATTAAGTAAAAGTCAAAAAGAAATTTCAGCGCTTCTTGATCTACAACCGGAAGAAGCATTACGTATTTCAAATGGAACTGAAGAACGTGTTCCTGTTGGACGATTACAAATTAACGACATTATTTTAATTAAGCCAGGTGAGCGCGTTCCTGCTGACGGTACGATTCATAGCGGTGAAACAAATATCGATGAGGCTGCGATTACTGGTGAACCTATTCCAAATGAAAAAAAACATGGTGATGAAGTATTTGCTGGTACTGTAAATTTACGCGGTGCTATCGAAGTTAAAATTACGAAGCCGAGTGATCAAACATTATTCCAAAAGATTATCCGTCTCGTTCAAAGTGCACAAAGTGAAAAATCACCATCACAACTATTCATCGAAAAGTTTGAAGGCACATATGTAAAAGGTGTACTACTCGTTGTTACGCTTATGATGTTCGTCCCTCATTTCTTACTGGATTGGAGCTGGAATGAAACGTTTTATCGCGCTATGATCTTACTTGTAGTCGCATCTCCTTGTGCACTCGTTGCTGCCATTACACCAGCAACATTATCTGCAATTTCTAACGGAGCAAGAAACGGTATTCTCTTTAAAGGTGGCATACATTTAGAACGCCTCGCTTCCGTAAAAGCGATTGCCTTTGATAAAACGGGAACATTAACAGAAGGTAAACCTACCGTAACAGATGTATATGTTCGAGAAAATATGACAGAAAAAGAAGTACTTTCTATTACAGCAGCAATTGAAAGTCACTCTACACATCCTTTAGCTGAATCTATTGTGAAATATGCACAACATACGTATGATATTACATTAAAAAAACCAGAAAATGTTGAAGATGTAACTGGTTTTGGGCTAAAAGGAATATTTGAAAGCAAAGCTTATAAAATAGGTAAAGCTGATTTTATCGGTGAAGAAACAAAGACATTTCATAATGGTGTTTCTGCCTCACTTGAAAAAGAAGGTAAAACTGTCGTTTATATTAGTGATGAAGAAGGTATTCTTGGACTTATCGCTTTAAAAGATACACTTCGCCAAGAAACAATAGCTGCTATTCGTGAACTACAAAGTATCGGTGTCGAAGCAATTATGATTACTGGTGATAATGAAGAAACAGCAAAAGCAATTGCCTCTGAAAGTAATATAAAGGAATATTACGCATCATGCTTACCAGAAACAAAAGTGGAAACGATTAAAAAGCTAAAAGAAAAATACGGGACAGTAGCAATGGTCGGAGATGGTATAAATGATGCTCCTGCACTCGCTACTGCTAGCATTGGTGTAGCAATGGGAGAAGGAACAGACGTAGCTTTAGAAACTGCAGACGTTGTACTTATGAAGAACGAGTTATCTCGACTTTCCCAAGCGATCCGTTTATCAAAACGAATGAACCGTATTGTAAAGCAAAACGTAATCTTTTCACTAGCTGTAATTGCAATGCTAATTTGTTCCAACTTCTTGCAATTTTTAGCTCTTCCATTCGGTGTTATTGGGCATGAAGGAAGTACGATTCTTGTTATTTTAAACGGGTTACGATTATTAAAAGGAAACAATTAA
- a CDS encoding DMT family transporter: MKTEKFFTHPIGVFIAAIVATFLWGSAFPFIKLSYAELGIQPKEVGEQILFAGYRFFLSGVMLLFFFKLLGKDMNFKKGTGKQLVQIGLFQTFLQYICFYIGMSYSSGIEGAIISGTSSFFQIILAHFLYKDDALNMRKIIGVSIGFCGVVLVNVPSDGSLSFHFGIGSLLLLSAAMLYSYGNILAKEGSKTLDVGYMTAYQMIFGSIGLLCIGALQVGIMPFTFSVHAILMLIYLSFLSAAGFCIWNTIMKYNKVGKVSMYMFFIPVFGVLLSSMILGEAIHSFVLFGLACVAAGIIVVNRTPAKQKIEQEKQVA; the protein is encoded by the coding sequence GTGAAGACAGAGAAATTTTTTACCCATCCGATTGGCGTGTTTATTGCTGCAATAGTAGCGACTTTTTTATGGGGGAGCGCATTCCCTTTTATTAAATTAAGTTATGCTGAACTTGGAATTCAGCCAAAAGAAGTTGGGGAGCAAATATTATTTGCTGGTTATCGTTTCTTCTTATCTGGAGTCATGCTCTTATTCTTCTTTAAATTGTTAGGAAAAGATATGAACTTCAAAAAAGGAACGGGGAAGCAGTTAGTACAAATTGGTTTATTTCAAACATTTCTTCAATATATATGTTTTTATATTGGAATGAGTTATAGCTCTGGTATTGAAGGAGCTATCATTTCAGGAACATCATCATTCTTTCAAATTATACTTGCACACTTTTTATATAAAGATGATGCTCTCAATATGAGAAAAATAATTGGAGTTTCTATCGGCTTTTGTGGTGTCGTTTTAGTAAATGTACCGAGTGATGGTAGTTTGTCATTTCATTTCGGAATCGGTAGCTTATTACTTCTTAGTGCAGCAATGTTATATTCATACGGGAACATATTGGCGAAAGAAGGTAGTAAAACGTTAGATGTCGGCTATATGACGGCATACCAAATGATTTTTGGTTCTATCGGACTATTATGTATAGGTGCTTTGCAAGTTGGAATTATGCCATTTACATTTAGTGTACATGCAATACTTATGCTTATCTACTTATCTTTCTTATCTGCAGCAGGATTTTGCATTTGGAATACAATTATGAAGTATAACAAGGTTGGAAAAGTATCCATGTACATGTTCTTTATACCCGTATTTGGTGTATTATTATCGAGCATGATTTTAGGCGAAGCAATTCATTCATTTGTACTATTCGGTTTAGCATGTGTAGCCGCGGGAATTATCGTGGTGAATCGCACGCCAGCTAAGCAAAAAATAGAGCAAGAAAAACAAGTAGCATAG